CGGTTAGTCGTAAAAACGCCCGATACCGTGCTGCCGGCGGCAAGTCGCATGACCAGCACGTCCTTGCGGTTCGGTTTGCGGATATTGGCTTCGGCCCAGCCCAGTTCCACGCCGGGAACGGCGTGCAGTCGGGAGGCTTCGATCGAGGGGAAATTGACGGCCATGAGGGTTCGCCCGCGAGAGGTAAGGGTTGCAGCTCCCGCCCCGGCGATGTCTGCACGACAGCCCGCCGGGGCGGCGGTTGATCGGTGCGGCCGGTCGCAAAAACCGGCGCGACAAACGACGCGGCGCCGAAAAGGAGTCGGCGCCGCGTCGATTGGTTCACATCTTAAGACAGTTTGCCGTGGCAGTGCTTGAATTTCTTGCCGCTGCCGCACGGGCACGGATCGTTGCGTCCGACCTTCGGCAGGAAGTCGCCGCCAGCTGCGCCCGCACCTGCGGCCGCCTGCGCAAGCGCCGCGACCACCGGGCGGCCCGCGTCCTCGTCGACCTCGCCCTCGCCGCCCACCGTCTCCAGTTCATCGTGCTTGAACTCGATATTGACCAGGCCACCGGCGTGGTAGTCGAACGATTCCGTGGCCTGTTCGAGTTCTTCCTGCGACTGGATACGCACGTTCATGATGACGCGCGTGACTTCCAGCTTGATGGTCTCGAGCAACTGCGCGAACAGTTCGAACGCTTCGCGCTTGTACTCCTGCTTCGGGTTCTTCTGCGCGTAACCGCGCAGATGAATGCCCTGACGCAGGTGATCGAGCGCCGCCAGATGCTCGCGCCAGTTCGAGTCCACGCTTTGCAGCATGACCGAGCGTTCGAACCCTGAGAACGACTCGCGTCCCACCAGTTCGACCTTGGCCGCGTAGGACGCTTGCGCGGCGTCCATCACTTCCTTGAGAATATCCTCGTCATCGATTTCTTCCGAACCTTCGATGCGCGATTGCAGCGGCAAGTCGAGCTGCCACTCTTCGCGCAGCGTCGTCTCCAGGCCCTTCAGGTCCCACTGCTCTTCGACAGTACCGACCGGCACGTAAGTGCGCACCAGATCCTCGAACACGCTTTGGCGCATGCCCGCGATCGTTTCCGAAACGTCCTGCGCTTCGAGCAGTTCGTTACGTTGCTGATAGATCACCTTGCGTTGATCGTTGGCAACGTCGTCGTACTCCAGCAGTTGTTTGCGCACGTCGAAGTTACGCGCTTCGACCTTGCGCTGCGCCGACTCGATCGAACGTGTGACGATGCCCGCTTCGATCGCTTCGCCTTCCGGCATCTTCAGACGATCCATGATCGCGCGCACGCGATCGCCTGCAAAAATGCGCAGCAGCGGGTCTTCCAGCGACAGATAGAAACGCGACGACCCCGGGTCGCCCTGACGGCCCGAACGACCGCGCAACTGGTTGTCGATACGACGCGACTCGTGACGCTCGGTGCCGATGATGTGAAGACCGCCGGCCGCCTTCACCTGCTCGTGCAGCCCTTGCCACTCGTCCTGCAATTGCTTGATGCGGGCTTGCTTGTCGGCGTCGGACAGCGATGCGTCGGCTTCGATGAACGCCGATTGTTTTTCGACGTTGCCGCCGAGCACGATGTCGGTGCCGCGGCCAGCCATGTTGGTCGCGATGGTAATCACGCCCGGACGACCGGCCTGCGCCACGATCTCGGCTTCGCGCTGGTGCTGCTTGGCGTTGAGCACCTGATGGGGCAGCTTTTCACGCGTGAGCAGTTGCGAGAGATATTCCGACGTCTCGATCGAAGTCGTGCCCACCAGCACCGGCTGGCCACGCTCCACGCAATCGTGGATGTCCTTGATGACGGCGTCGTACTTTTCCTTGGCCGTCTTGTAGATCTGATCCTGACGGTCAATACGCTTGGGCACGCGGTTCGTCGGAATCACCACCGTCTCGAGACGGTAGATTTCGTTGAATTCGAACGCTTCGGTATCCGCCGTGCCCGTCATGCCCGAGAGCTTCGCGTACATGCGGAAGTAGTTCTGGAACGTGATCGACGCAAGCGTCTGGTTCTCGTTCTGAATCTTGACGTGTTCCTTCGCTTCCACGGCCTGGTGCAGGCCTTCGGACCAGCGGCGGCCCGCCATCAGACGGCCCGTGAACTCGTCGACGATCACGATCTCGTCGTTCTGCACCACATAGTGCTGATCCTTGTGAAACAGCGTGTGCGCGCGCAGGGCGGCGTACACATGGTGCATGAGCGTGATGTTCTGCGGTGCATAAAGGCTGTCGCCCTCGGCGATCATGCCCCACTCGGCGAGCAGTTGTTCGGCCTTCTCATGGCCGCGCTCGGTCAGGAACACCTGACGGCCCTTCTCGTCGAGCGTGTAATCGCCCGGCACTTCGACACCCGTGCCGTCAGCCTTCTCTTCGCCGATCTGACGCTCCAGCATCGCCGGCAGACGATCCATCTTGACGTACAGTTCGGTGTGATCTTCGGCCTGACCGGAGATGATCAGCGGCGTACGCGCCTCGTCGATCAGGATCGAGTCCACTTCGTCGACGATGGCGTAGTTGAGCGTGCGTTGCACTCGCTGCTCGGTCTCGTACACCATGTTGTCGCGCAGGTAGTCGAAACCGAATTCGTTATTCGTACCGTACGTGATGTCGGCGGCGTAGGCCGACTGCTTCTGATCGTGAGGCATCTGCGACAGGTTGATACCCACCGACAGGCCGAGGAAGTTGTACAGACGCGCCATCCACTCGGCGTCGCGCTGTGCCAGATAATCGTTCACGGTCACAACGTGCACGCCCTTGCCCGAGAGCGCATTCAGATAGGCGGGCAACGTAGCGACGAGCGTCTTGCCCTCGCCCGTACGCATTTCGGCGATCTTGCCGTAGTGCAGCACCATACCGCCGATGAGCTGGACGTCGAAGTGGCGCATCTTGAGAACGCGCTTACCCGCCTCGCGACACACGGCAAAGGCTTCAACGAGTAACGAGTCGACGCTCGCCCCCTGGGCGATGCGTTGCTTGAATTCCTCGGTCTTGCCGCGCAGTTGCTCATCGCTCAGTTGGGCGATCTGCGGCTCGAGGGCATTGATCGCCGCGACGGTTTTCTGGTACTGCTTGATGAGCCGCTGGTTGCGGCTGCCAAATACTTTTTTGAGAAGACCGGGAATCATCGGATCACTGGTTAGGGCGGCAAATGTCGTTCGCATCGGCGCAGCCGGTCCGTGGACGGAATCTCACCCCGGAGTTGTGCCCCGTGAGTCATGACCCGACCACAGCGTCTGTGCGCTGCGGGTCACCGTGTTTGGCACTCTGGCCGCACGCCGGTTCGATATATGTACTGAAAAATGGATTCTAGCATGCTGTCGTGGCACGTCCCGACGGCACCCGGGCTCGGCAATCCGGCCTTTGTCGGACGATCCAAGGAGGCGACGCCCGATCGCGGGGTAAAATATGCGGCGATATCTGTCTCATCATATGAAACGACCCAAAGCACCCCGCGTTGCCCGCCCGCTCACCGACCTGCTGTCCGCATCCGACGGCGCAGGTTCGCTACTGGTCGCCGCCGAACAACTCGGGCGGCTGGAACGGGACGTCCGCGCGCTGCTCCCCCCCGCCCTTGCCGGGAGTGTGCGGCTCGCGCCGCCTCGCGAAGGGGCGCTGGTGTTCCTGGTCTCGAACAACGCGCTGGCCGCGCGTCTGCGTCAGCAAACGCCGTCGCTCATCGACGGCCTTGCGACGCGCGGATGGCTCATCCGGACCATCCGGATTCGCGTGAGCATCGCCGCCCCCGAGCCGCAAAAGCCGCCCAAGGAAGCCCGCCTCTCGCGCCAGGGACTGGTCAGTCTGCGGGATCTGCGCGACTCACTCGATCCGTCCCCGCTTCGCGACGCGCTCGCCCGCCTCGTCTCACGCCATTCGTACGGCGGCACACGCAAACCGTAGGCAGCATGGCACTTCGCCCGCTTAAACCCGACGCCGAAAATAAGCGCGCGTCAAATAAAAAAGCGCCGGATTTCCGGCGCTTTCCTTTTGTTACATCCCGTCACCAGACGTCACGACCGGCGAGGTCTTGCGTGACTTACGCGAACTGCGTCTGCGGTTCGAACTGGAATCCGCGCGGGGCGTCCTCCGCACGCTCGAATGTAACGATTTCATAGGCTTGCTGTGCGAGAAGCTCGCGCAGCAGCTGGTTGTTCAAACCATGTCCCGACTTGTAGGCGGTATACGAGGCGAGCAGCGGATGACCCACCACATACAGGTCGCCGATGGCGTCGAGCATCTTGTGCTTCACGAACTCGTCGTCATAACGCAGCCCGTCGTTGTTCAGGATGCGGTATTCATCGAGCACGATGGCATTGTCCATGCTGCCGCCGCGCGCCAGCCCCAGCTCGCGCAGCATTTCGACTTCATGAGCGAAGCCGAACGTACGCGCCCGCGCGATTTCCTTGGCATACGACGTATCAGCGAAGTCGACTTCAAGCGCCTGGCCCGTGCGGTCCACGGCCGGATGACGGAAGTCGATGGTGAACTTGAGGCGGAAGCCGTCGTACGGTTCGAGACGAGCGAGCTTGTCGCCTTCGCGAATCTCCACGGGCTTCGTCACGCGAATGAACTTCTTGGCGGCCGGTTGCTCTTCAATGCCCGCCGACTGAATCAGGAAAACGAACGTCGCCGCGCTGCCGTCCATGATCGGAATTTCTTCAGCAGTCACGTCGACATACAGATTGTCGATGCCCAACCCCGCGCACGCCGACATCAGATGTTCCACCGTGGACACCCGCGCACCATCCTTCTGCAACACCGACGCCAGGCGCGTGTCGCCGATCGCCATTGCCGAGGCCGGAATCTCCACAGGCGGATTCAGATCGGTACGGCAAAAGACGATGCCCGTGTCGGGCGGCGCCGGACGCAGCGACAACTCGACCTTGCGACCGGAGTGCAAGCCGATGCCGACTGTCTTGGCGATGGATTTGAGAGTGCGCTGCTTAAGCATGCTATTTATTAAAACTATCAGACGCTAAGGATCATAGATCGAATTATATCAGATCGGCGCCGTCATCGCTGTGCCACAAACACAACGCTTCGTTACTAAACATTCCGAATCTTGCCTCATCGGACTGTCCCCGCCCATATCGCGATACGAAATAACATCTTCGCGAAAAAAGCATGGTTCCATCTTAGACGTCAGGCCATGGACCTGCGCGTCGAATCTTGTTCGGGGCACCCCGGCCGCTGCGACGGAGGCATGCCGCAACGGTCGGGGGGACAGATCCGCGAGACCGGGTCAGGGATCACGAACGCTTACCCGTAACGTCGTCATCTGTGACGCGTCGATACCTCTTGCGACTCTGGTTGTCGCAGCCACAAGGCATCTCCGTGCGTCACAACCTTGCCGTATCGTCGTTCGGACGCGTACCGAGGCGCGCCTTCCCCACGCCACGTGGCATGGTAGTCGGAGCGACGGCGAATCCTCACGACGACCTGCGTAGGTCTCGCGATTCCCAAGGTGCGGCGGCGCCGAGCACTGGCACCCGGCCCGCGCGCAACCCTGTCAGTCGGCTTGCTTGCGCAGGAACGCCGGAATGTCGTACGTGTCGACACCCTTTTCCTGCAACGCGGCAACGTGCGAGGCTGCGGTCTCGCGCGTGCTGCGCCACACGGCCGGCGTATCGAGCGCGCCGTAATCCGTACCGGCTGCCTGACCGACGTTCGGCACGTGGCCGGTCGCAATCGGCATGTTGTCGGTACCGGTCTTGAGCAGCGTCATCGGTGCAGCAGCCTTCTTCGCCACGGCACGGCCCAGGCCGGTCGCCACGACGGTCACGCGCAGCGCATCGCCCATCTTGTCGTCGTAAACGGTACCGAAAATCACGGTCGCGTCTTCGGCGGCGTAGCTCTTGATGGTGTTCATCACTTCACGCGTTTCCGACAGACGCAGCGAACGCGATGCCGTGATGTTCACCAGCACGCCACGCGCGCCCGACAGGTCCACGCCTTCGAGCAGCGGGCTTGCCACCGCTTGCTCGGCGGCCAGACGTGCACGATCGACACCGGCCACCGTCGCCGTACCCATCATCGCCTTGCCCTGCTCGCCCATCACCGTCTTCACGTCTTCGAAGTCGACGTTCACGAGACCGTCGACGTTGATGATTTCGGCGATACCTGCCACGGCGTTATGCAGCACGTCGTCGGCGCACTGGAAGCACTTGTCCATCTCGGCGTCGTCGCCCATGACTTCGAACAGCTTGTCATTGAGCACCACGATCAACGAATCGACGTTGTCTTCCAGTTCCTGCGCGCCCGTCTCGGCCACGCGCATACGCTTGCCGCCTTCGAACTCGAACGGCTTCGAAACCACGCCGACCGTCAAAATACCCATTTCCTTGGCGATCTGCGCCACCACCGGCGCCGCGCCCGTGCCCGTACCGCCGCCCATACCGGCGGTAATGAACACCATGTGCGCGCCACGCAGAGCGTCGGCCACACGCTCACGTGCCTCTTCCGCGGCGGCACGGCCCATTTCCGGCTTCGCGCCGGCCCCCAGACCGGTCTTGCCGAGCTGAATGTTGACGCCGGCCTGCGAGCGGCCCAGCGCCTGCGCGTCGGTGTTCATGGCGATGAATTCCACGCCTTGCACACC
This is a stretch of genomic DNA from Pandoraea faecigallinarum. It encodes these proteins:
- the lpxC gene encoding UDP-3-O-acyl-N-acetylglucosamine deacetylase → MLKQRTLKSIAKTVGIGLHSGRKVELSLRPAPPDTGIVFCRTDLNPPVEIPASAMAIGDTRLASVLQKDGARVSTVEHLMSACAGLGIDNLYVDVTAEEIPIMDGSAATFVFLIQSAGIEEQPAAKKFIRVTKPVEIREGDKLARLEPYDGFRLKFTIDFRHPAVDRTGQALEVDFADTSYAKEIARARTFGFAHEVEMLRELGLARGGSMDNAIVLDEYRILNNDGLRYDDEFVKHKMLDAIGDLYVVGHPLLASYTAYKSGHGLNNQLLRELLAQQAYEIVTFERAEDAPRGFQFEPQTQFA
- the ftsZ gene encoding cell division protein FtsZ; translation: MNFEMLETETNGTIIKVVGVGGAGGNAVQHMINRGVQGVEFIAMNTDAQALGRSQAGVNIQLGKTGLGAGAKPEMGRAAAEEARERVADALRGAHMVFITAGMGGGTGTGAAPVVAQIAKEMGILTVGVVSKPFEFEGGKRMRVAETGAQELEDNVDSLIVVLNDKLFEVMGDDAEMDKCFQCADDVLHNAVAGIAEIINVDGLVNVDFEDVKTVMGEQGKAMMGTATVAGVDRARLAAEQAVASPLLEGVDLSGARGVLVNITASRSLRLSETREVMNTIKSYAAEDATVIFGTVYDDKMGDALRVTVVATGLGRAVAKKAAAPMTLLKTGTDNMPIATGHVPNVGQAAGTDYGALDTPAVWRSTRETAASHVAALQEKGVDTYDIPAFLRKQAD
- a CDS encoding DciA family protein, translating into MKRPKAPRVARPLTDLLSASDGAGSLLVAAEQLGRLERDVRALLPPALAGSVRLAPPREGALVFLVSNNALAARLRQQTPSLIDGLATRGWLIRTIRIRVSIAAPEPQKPPKEARLSRQGLVSLRDLRDSLDPSPLRDALARLVSRHSYGGTRKP
- the secA gene encoding preprotein translocase subunit SecA; this encodes MIPGLLKKVFGSRNQRLIKQYQKTVAAINALEPQIAQLSDEQLRGKTEEFKQRIAQGASVDSLLVEAFAVCREAGKRVLKMRHFDVQLIGGMVLHYGKIAEMRTGEGKTLVATLPAYLNALSGKGVHVVTVNDYLAQRDAEWMARLYNFLGLSVGINLSQMPHDQKQSAYAADITYGTNNEFGFDYLRDNMVYETEQRVQRTLNYAIVDEVDSILIDEARTPLIISGQAEDHTELYVKMDRLPAMLERQIGEEKADGTGVEVPGDYTLDEKGRQVFLTERGHEKAEQLLAEWGMIAEGDSLYAPQNITLMHHVYAALRAHTLFHKDQHYVVQNDEIVIVDEFTGRLMAGRRWSEGLHQAVEAKEHVKIQNENQTLASITFQNYFRMYAKLSGMTGTADTEAFEFNEIYRLETVVIPTNRVPKRIDRQDQIYKTAKEKYDAVIKDIHDCVERGQPVLVGTTSIETSEYLSQLLTREKLPHQVLNAKQHQREAEIVAQAGRPGVITIATNMAGRGTDIVLGGNVEKQSAFIEADASLSDADKQARIKQLQDEWQGLHEQVKAAGGLHIIGTERHESRRIDNQLRGRSGRQGDPGSSRFYLSLEDPLLRIFAGDRVRAIMDRLKMPEGEAIEAGIVTRSIESAQRKVEARNFDVRKQLLEYDDVANDQRKVIYQQRNELLEAQDVSETIAGMRQSVFEDLVRTYVPVGTVEEQWDLKGLETTLREEWQLDLPLQSRIEGSEEIDDEDILKEVMDAAQASYAAKVELVGRESFSGFERSVMLQSVDSNWREHLAALDHLRQGIHLRGYAQKNPKQEYKREAFELFAQLLETIKLEVTRVIMNVRIQSQEELEQATESFDYHAGGLVNIEFKHDELETVGGEGEVDEDAGRPVVAALAQAAAGAGAAGGDFLPKVGRNDPCPCGSGKKFKHCHGKLS